One genomic segment of Gammaproteobacteria bacterium includes these proteins:
- a CDS encoding NAD(P)-dependent glycerol-3-phosphate dehydrogenase, producing MNSPTTITVLGVGSWGTALALLLARNGHIVRLWGHDPQEVAPLVQERENRRYLPGIPLPATLEMDADLEAAVAGVDWVLIATPSHAYRVTLQHLHSMLPATVGLAWATKGLEPGSGRFLHEVATEILGEFWPMAVISGPSFAGEVARGLPTAVTVAAHSADYARRAALLLHGSNVRAYTSTDIVGVELGGAVKNVLAIATGIADGLGFGANARAALITRGLAEMTRLGLAVGGQRETFMGLAGVGDLVLTCTDDQSRNRRFGLAIGRGETAEAAFAAIGQVVEGAATAREALRLARRHAVEMPITEQVDQVLHQGQDPRQAVEILLARDLKSEV from the coding sequence ATGAATTCCCCCACAACCATCACGGTGCTGGGTGTTGGTTCCTGGGGAACCGCGCTGGCGCTATTGCTAGCCCGCAATGGCCACATTGTCCGTCTGTGGGGCCATGATCCACAAGAAGTCGCGCCGCTTGTCCAGGAACGGGAAAACCGCCGGTATTTACCCGGCATCCCCCTTCCGGCGACATTGGAGATGGATGCTGATCTGGAGGCGGCGGTTGCCGGGGTTGATTGGGTGCTGATAGCGACGCCCAGTCATGCTTATCGGGTGACGCTGCAACATTTGCATTCGATGCTGCCGGCTACCGTCGGTCTGGCTTGGGCCACCAAGGGCCTGGAGCCGGGCAGCGGCCGGTTTTTGCACGAAGTCGCCACCGAAATATTGGGCGAATTCTGGCCCATGGCGGTCATTTCCGGCCCCAGTTTCGCCGGTGAGGTGGCCCGCGGTCTGCCGACCGCCGTCACGGTTGCGGCGCACAGTGCGGATTATGCTCGCCGGGCAGCGCTGCTGCTACACGGTTCCAATGTGCGCGCCTATACCAGCACTGACATCGTTGGCGTCGAGTTGGGAGGCGCAGTCAAGAATGTGCTGGCCATCGCCACAGGCATTGCCGATGGACTGGGGTTCGGCGCAAACGCACGGGCAGCGCTGATTACCCGTGGATTAGCGGAAATGACCCGGCTGGGGCTGGCGGTTGGGGGACAGCGTGAGACCTTTATGGGACTGGCCGGAGTGGGCGATCTGGTGTTGACTTGCACCGATGACCAGTCCCGCAATCGCCGTTTCGGACTGGCGATTGGTCGGGGCGAAACGGCTGAGGCTGCATTCGCGGCGATCGGCCAAGTGGTGGAAGGCGCAGCGACCGCGCGGGAAGCCTTACGGTTGGCCCGGCGACATGCGGTGGAAATGCCGATTACCGAGCAA